Proteins encoded together in one Sylvia atricapilla isolate bSylAtr1 chromosome 2, bSylAtr1.pri, whole genome shotgun sequence window:
- the GPKOW gene encoding LOW QUALITY PROTEIN: G-patch domain and KOW motifs-containing protein (The sequence of the model RefSeq protein was modified relative to this genomic sequence to represent the inferred CDS: inserted 5 bases in 4 codons; deleted 1 base in 1 codon; substituted 2 bases at 2 genomic stop codons) produces MVAGSSVGEAKGTSAFREASGLELVSFVLSHRPERQWPLSKGPCIMPSVGSNTETDTDFLTAVEDQELLSTWPALLPLKELEIPMIPPHRLRNPEHPTSXMHPGPITDGIPSTEPSPAGAPLDLPLVEAQAVQELLQQSHEKPKGGSGPPIAISLQLPDKDFATGPLSTSXDYEAMPMXLAMLRGMSWSQGQVIGHTFPRLMPAPMGXGPGGQGSSPGAPKSGDTHXWSPACVEPGPHCGVEGKVEALDSETGRALVRLSXAMNQHGLCPVSMGPSGLTLKKEGAQGVGKKQREPPEKEQSVKLGWDPQVLPLPYDSICHYLGGHDWKLANVTLIQKKRWKEDPGNYRAVSLTSVPSKIMEQIALSAITQHLQHGRGIRPSQQGFRRGRSCLTILIAFYDQLTHLLDAGMAVEIVYLEFSKAFDTVSHIILLEKLAAHGLDKYPLHWIKNCLDGWAQSAGEWRCIHLVASHQWCPPGISWALCCIIYLLMIWMRGLSPPSPNLNMTPSWE; encoded by the exons ATGGTGGCAGGCAGCAGTGTGGGGGAAGCCAAGGGGACCAGCGCATTCAGGGAAGCCtcggggctggagctggtgtcGTTTGTGCTCAGCCACAGGCCGGAGCGGCAGTGGCCGCTGTCCAAGGGACCCTGCATCATGCCCAGCGTGGGCAGCAACACCGAGACTGACACCGACTTCTTGACAGCAGTAGaggaccaggagctgctcagcacctggccagccctgctgcccctgaaggagctggaaatccCCATGATCCCTCCTCACCGCTTGAGGAACCCGGAGCATCCCACAT ATATGCATCCTGGCCCCATCACTGATGGTATCCCCAGCACAGAACCCTCTCCTGCTGGGGCTCCCCTGGACCTCCCCTTGGTGGAGGCTcaggcagtgcaggagctgctgcagcagagccatgAGAAGCCCAAGGGGGGCTCAGGACCCCCCATCGCTAtctccctccagctgcctgACAAAGACTTTGCCACA GGGCCACTGTCGACCTCCTAGGATTATGAGGCCATGCCCA AGCTGGCCATGCTGAGGGGTATGAGCTGGAGCCAGGGCCAGGTCATAGGGCATACCTTTCCCAGGCTCATGCCTGCCCCCATGGG TGGGCCTGGGGGCCAAGGGAGCTCCCCGGGTGCCCCCAAATCTGGGGACACTCACTGATGGAGCCCGGCTTGTGTCGAGCCTGGGCCCCACTGCGGTGTGGAGGGCAAGGTGGAGGCGCTGGACTCCGAGACTGGCCGGGCACTGGTGCGACTGA CGGCCATGAACCAGCATGGGCTGTGCCCAGTCAGCATGGGTCCCTCTGGCCTCACCCTCAAGAAAGAGGGGGCGCAGGGTGTggggaagaagcagagggaacCCCCAGAAAAGGAGCAGTCGGTGAAGTTGGGTTGGGACCCGCAGGTGCTGCCACTGCCCTATGATTCCATTTGCCATTACCTGG GAGGTCatgactggaagctggccaaTGTGACACTCATCCAGAAGAAGCGCTGGAAGGAGGATCCAGGAAACTACAGGGcagtcagcctgacctcagtgccCAGCAAGATTATGGAACAGATCGCCCTGAGTGCCATCACACAGCACCTACAGCATGGCAGGGggatcagacccagccagcaaGGGTTTAGGAGGGGCCGGTCCTGCCTGACTATCCTGATTGCCTTTTATGATCAGCTGACCCACCTGTTGGATGCAGGGATGGCTGTGGAGATTGTCTACCTGGAattcagcaaggcctttgacactgtttcCCATATCatactcctggaaaagctggcagcccatggcttggacaAGTACCCTCTTCACTGGATTAAGAACTGCctggatggctgggcccagagtGCTGGTGAATGGCGCTGCATCCACTTGGTggccagtcaccagtggtgtcccccAGGGATCAGTTGGGCCCTGTGCTGTATAATATATTTattgatgatctggatgagggggCTGAGCCCACCATCACCAAATTTGAATatgacaccaagctgggagTGA